The Kribbella amoyensis genomic sequence GGATCCGGGGCAGTCGACGGGCTGGTTACAGGTACTGACCGGTGTTCGTGGCCGTGTCGATCGACCGGCCCGGCTCGGTGCCCTGCTTGCCGGAGATGAGCGTCCGGATGTAGACGATCCGCTCGCCCTTCTTGCCGGAGATCCGGGCCCAGTCGTCCGGGTTGGTGGTGTTCGGCAGGTCCTCGTTCTCCTTGAACTCGTCCACGCAGGCCTGCAGCAGGTGCTGCACCCGCAGGCCCTTCTGGTTGTCGTCCAGGAACGCCTTGATCGCCATCTTCTTCGCCCGGTCGACGATGTTCTGGATCATCGCGCCCGAGTTGAAGTCCTTGAAGTACAGGACCTCCTTGTCACCGTTGGCGTAGGTGACCTCGAGGAAGCGGTTCTCGTCGGCCTCGGTGTACATCCGCTCGACCACGCGCTGGATCATCGCGTTGACGCACTCGCGGGTGTCGCCACCGAACTCGTGCAGGTCGTCGGTGTGCAACGGCAGCGTGGTGGTCAGGTACTTCGAGAAGATGTCCCGGGCCGCCTCGGCGTCCGGCCGCTCGATCTTGATCTTCACGTCCAGCCGGCCCGGCCGCAGGATCGCCGGGTCGATCATGTCCTCGCGGTTGGAGGCGCCGATCACGATGACGTTCTCCAGGCCCTCGACGCCGTCGATCTCGCTCAGCAGCTGCGGCACGATCGTGTTCTCCACATCGGAGGACACGCCCGAGCCACGGGTCCGGAACAGCGAGTCCATCTCGTCGAAGAACACGATCACCGGCATGCCCTCGGAGGCCTTCTCACGGGCCCGCTGGAAGACCAGCCGGATGTGCCGCTCGGTCTCGCCGACGTACTTGTTCAGCAGCTCCGGGCCCTTGATGTTGAGGAAGAAGGATTTCTGCCCCTCCACCCCGGTCTTCTCCGCGACCTTCTTGGCCAGCGAGTTCGCCACCGCTTTCGCGATCAGCGTCTTGCCGCAGCCGGGCGGGCCGTAGAGCAGCACACCCTTCGGCGGCTTGAGCTCGTGCTCCAGGAACAGGTCCTTGTGCAGGTACGGCAGCTCGACCGCGTCCCGGATCTGGTCGATCTGGCCGCCCAGACCACCGATATGGGTGTAGTCGATGTCCGGCACCTCTTCGAGGATCAGCTCCTCGACCTCGGACTTCGGGATCTTCTCGTAGACATAGCCGGAGCGGGGCTCCAGCAGCAGCGAGTCGCCGGCGCGCAGCGGCACGTCGAGCAGCGGCGAGGCGAGCCGGACGACCCGTTCCTCGTCGGCCTGCGCGATGACCAGTGCCCGCTCGCCGTCGGCCAGCAGCTCCTTCAGCATCACCACGTCACCGACGACCTCGAACTCGCAGGCCTCGACGACGTTCAGCGCCTCGTTCAGCATCAGTTCCTGGCCGAGCCGCAGCCCGTCCAGGTCGACCGAGGGGCTCGCAGCGACCCGGAGCTTGCGGCCCCCGGTGAACACGTCCAGCGTGTCGTCCTCGTTGCGGCCCAGGAAGGTCCCGAATCCGGACGGCGGTTGGGCCAGCCGGTCGACCTCTTCCTTGAGGGCGATGATCTTCTCTCGGGCCTCGCGCAACGTCTCCGCCAGTCGTTCGTTCTGCGCGGTCACGCTCGCCAAGGACGCTTGGGTTTCGGACAGCCTGCTCTCGAGCGACCGGCTGTCCGCCGGATGCTCCAGCAATCGACGCCGCAGCGCTGCGACCTCGGCTTCCAGGTACCGGACCTGGTTGCGCAGCTCTGCCGCGGTAGGACTCTCGTCTCCAGCCACGATCATCACCTCACCATGTGGGGCTCGACCCTATGGACCTTACCCAGAAAACCTCGCCGGGCAAGCTGAATCCCATCACGTGTCGGTTGCGGATGGGGTGCTTGCCGAAGGCGTGTCTCCGGCTGTTTCGGACCGGCGCGGGCCGGAATAGTCGTCGCCGTACGCCCCGGGCGCCGGACGGCGTTTCTTCAGCGGTGCCCGGAAGCCCGGAGCCATCCGGCGCGCCGTCACCAGGAACGCGGTGTGGCCCTGCATCCGGTGGCCCGGCCGGA encodes the following:
- the arc gene encoding proteasome ATPase, giving the protein MIVAGDESPTAAELRNQVRYLEAEVAALRRRLLEHPADSRSLESRLSETQASLASVTAQNERLAETLREAREKIIALKEEVDRLAQPPSGFGTFLGRNEDDTLDVFTGGRKLRVAASPSVDLDGLRLGQELMLNEALNVVEACEFEVVGDVVMLKELLADGERALVIAQADEERVVRLASPLLDVPLRAGDSLLLEPRSGYVYEKIPKSEVEELILEEVPDIDYTHIGGLGGQIDQIRDAVELPYLHKDLFLEHELKPPKGVLLYGPPGCGKTLIAKAVANSLAKKVAEKTGVEGQKSFFLNIKGPELLNKYVGETERHIRLVFQRAREKASEGMPVIVFFDEMDSLFRTRGSGVSSDVENTIVPQLLSEIDGVEGLENVIVIGASNREDMIDPAILRPGRLDVKIKIERPDAEAARDIFSKYLTTTLPLHTDDLHEFGGDTRECVNAMIQRVVERMYTEADENRFLEVTYANGDKEVLYFKDFNSGAMIQNIVDRAKKMAIKAFLDDNQKGLRVQHLLQACVDEFKENEDLPNTTNPDDWARISGKKGERIVYIRTLISGKQGTEPGRSIDTATNTGQYL